The following nucleotide sequence is from Fretibacterium sp. OH1220_COT-178.
CGAAACAAACAGACCTTCATCGATATGATTTACCTCGTCGCAGGACATTTGAATTTGACTGAATAGTTCCTTACCCACACAGAATAACGAGGAACCACACTGTTCTCTCAAACAGTGACTGCGGGGTGCTCTTTTTTGGCCGGCGGATTTGGGAGGGGCCTGTGCGGAGCCTTCGAAGTCGGCGCCTGCCCGCCATGCATCTAAGATGCCATGCCGGTGTAGTAGGGCGACGGCACCGTTGGGTACGCCCGGAACACATGCACGAAGACCGCCTCGGCCTTATCGCGTATGTCCTCGTCGGAATAGGTTGTCGGCAGCCCGGGATTGAGCTCCTCAATCTTGGCCCGCAGGATGCGCGTCAGCACCACCTCGCGGTCCGATGCCCGGCCCAGCAGGCCGTCTGGACCGAAATCCTCCTTTTTGTAGGCGTACACCGATTCCCAGCCAAGCTCCCGTTCCAGGTACTCGGCGGTCGTCTGTTGGACGAGTGGGTCCTCGGTATAGTAAATTTTAGCCGCCACATTAAGAATTCTCGCCAGAAAGAATATTCCATATTTTCTTGTAGCCGCTTCCGCTTAAGGGTGCCTGCTCCGGCCTTGCGTGGTCCCAATCTCTGGAGGACATGTTTTTTAGGAAAATACGGGCCTTCCCAACAGAATATCGTCCGTCGTCACCGTCAAAGGCATCACGATAAAGCAAACCAAGCTTTTCGGCCACACTTCGAGGAGCGGAGTTCATCCGCATAAGCACAGCATCTTCCGTACGGACACCGTGATAAATCATGGCAGGCAGAGCGTTGATTCGGCGACGCTCTGCCTCGGTCATCCTTTCAAAATCCATCCCTGAAACATGGCTCAAAGCCGATACTCCCCAGGTGCCGTTATTGACAATGGCGCGATAAATCGCCTTGCAGGCATCGGTAAACGCCTCGGTATCCGAGCGCTCGTTATTTTGTGCAAAATACGTTTTCGCTATGTCTTCCAGCCGAACGCCATTCACCCAGTCGCGGGTGATATTGGACAAATGGGCGTGGTCGAATCCATCACCACCGATTTCTTCGAGCTGCTGTTTCAGCTGGGGGACCTTGAGCATAACCCCGAACAAATCTGCCATGCGGCCTGCATCTCCAAACAGGCTTTCCGGTGCCCAGTCATCGGGTCTTAGTTGCTCTTCGAGATTCCGCATGCCGCTCATTGCTTTTTGCACCCCTTCAGGCGAAAAACCGGTCAAGTCGGCCAGCTCCGCCGCCCCCGGCATGTCAGCCAGCTTGCGAGCATAGCTCTTCGTGGCATTCAGTAAAGCATCGGCCTTGTCACGCTGGGCAGGGTCATTGCGCAGGGTCGTATAGCCATAGGTCTGCCGAAGAAGTTGTTCGGATTCAGCCAGCACTGAGTCGAGATTCTTCTTTTCCGCCCAGAGATGGGCGACATAGCAGCGGAAATCTTCCCATTGATCTTGCCAAAGAACGGCATCGAGATTGTTGAGCTGGCCTTGGGCGGCCAGATCATCAAGGAGTGCAACCAAGCGGGAGGCGAGAGCGCCGGTATTGCGGCGAACGAAATCGATTATCGCGTCTCTGTCCTTGCCCTCCGCAAGTCCGACAACGCCAACGCTATCATGCCCGATTCGTCCGGCTCGGCCGGCGAGGTTCCAGAATTCCCGGGGAGACATTTCGACCGACTGCCGCCCCTGCGGGACAAAGCGGGAGGCCAGGAAGATTGAAGATACCGGGAAATTGATACCCTGGGCGATGGTCGATGTCGCGCACAAAACGCGCAGATAGCCGGATTCCGTGAGCCACTCCATAAGCGTCCGGATTTCATCAGACAAACCCGCATGGTGGACGCCGACACCATGATCGAGCATTTTTATCAACTCAAAACTTTGGCTGACCTCGGTCTTGAGAAAGTCCTGAACAAGTCGAACGTCATCGGGGACGACATCAAACTTCTGGATGCTTTCAGCCGCGTGGCGTGCCATGGTCCAGACAGTGCTAATGTTGTTGGCGACGGCAATACTGGTGCCCCGGGCAGACATGATGGAGGCCATGGCAGCCGTCTGTAAGCCGAATCCTGTTTGCTGCCCGCTCGCCAACACCTTGCTCTTCGGCACCGCTATTGGCCTGCAATCGCCCGCACGATGCGTGCCGCGCAACTTCATGGCTCTTTCGGTGACGGTCAGGGTTTCATATTCAAGCCGCCACCCGGCACGTTCTCTATCATCCTCGATTGCACGGTAGAGCCCGACAATCCGTTCGTTCGGTTTCCAGGCGGTGGTGCTGAAACTGATTGTCTTCCCGGCGTTGACGTCTTGCGCAAGCCAACGCGCCACCGTATCACTGCTCTCGACATAGGGCATCAACAGCAGAAAATTAGCTTGAGGGCAATCACGTTTGATCGTGGCAAGAAGAAATTCGATCCGTAGTCCTCTAGCCTCCGTTTCGAGATTGTGCGCTTCGTCCATCACGACAAGCGCAAGCGGGCGCGGCACACCCTTGTTACGGATGACCAGCGAAAGCTTTTCCGGTGTCGCAACCAACACATCAAAAGGCCTTTCCTGATCGGTAAGAAGTTCCTCCTCGAACGTATCGACCTCTATAGCTCCACTGAGTTGTTCAACCCGCAGTCCGATCGGCTCGAAGTCACGGCGTAGCCGTCGTGTAATCTGAGCGGTCAAGGCTCTGGTTGGCGCAACATAGGCGACCCAGCCGTTGTCCGCATCGAACTGATTGAGCGCCTGAAGAATCCGGAACTGCGCTAGCAATGTCTTGCCTCCGGAGGTCGGCATATCAATCACGATCGCAGTCTTGGCTTGGTCGAGAAGCCCCTCTTCCAGCAGAGCGGCGCGTTGTGGTGGCAGTAACTCGAACATCGCTTGATGTTCGCGTTTGGTCAGCGCCTTGACGAATGCCGATACACGAGAGTTAACAGTTCGGGTTCCCCACCACAGGGAGTTGGTGACCATAATCCTGCCAGCAGCTTGAAGCCAGCGCAAAATCATTTCATGCCGAGCGTCGCCCGATGCGGTTGCGGCCTTGATGCCGGATTCAAAATGCTTGTCGAGATCGCCGAAAACGGTATGGGATTGCCCTTGCAGCATGTATTCAGCAAGAATTTCCGTCGCTTTCGCCCAGTGATAGAGGCCAATCAGCCGCAGGGCGATGGCCCGATCTCCAACTGCAGAACCATTATTCAACTGTACTTTCTCGTGCGTTCTCTGGTCTTCCCGCAGCCCGGCTATGATTTCACGGATTCGGTCAAGATCATCCCAGCCATCCTTGCGGAACAGACGTACCCAGCACTCGAACAAACGGTAGAGCAACCGTCGATCCCAAGGCGCATCTACCACTGACGGCACCGTGATTGCGGCTCTGTTTTCCGTGAACCAGCGCCGTAGGTCCGACCAGCGGTCACCGCAATAGGCAAGGGCAGCCAGTTGCAGCACATGGAAGATACGCCCTTCCGTATTTTCCGGTATGGGAGCCAGACGACGAATATCGAAGGCGTGATGCGAGGCAGCGGCAGCTTGACCCCGTAGACCATTGTCACCGCCATCGGGGCGACTCAGGGCGTCCAAACCCTCAATCGCGGCCATTTCATAGGCCAGAGCAACACGCCCTAAAAGTCCTTCGTCAGCTTCATCTTCGGCAAAGGAAAAAGTGATCTGACGGCCAACAGCCTGCCGAACTAGCCGCTCATTGACCACTTCAGTCGCACGAATACGATCAGCTTCGGGAATCGCGCTCAGCGCCCAATGGGACTGAAGGTTTTGTAGTGCTGTAGAGGTAATGGTCATGCGCTACCTCCTGCCTGTGTCGCAAGAGCCTGTGCCGCCAAGTTGCCAATTGTACCGGTTGGCAAATACAGGGCCAGCAGCTCGACCTGCGTGCCCATCGGGCAGCCATTGCCAAGTTTCTCAACTCGCACGCGCAGGTCGTCAATGTTCGGCTCGACATCGCGCACGAGCACGCCAAAAAGCTGAACGTCCGATGGATTGTTGAGATAACGCTTGCTGGCAGCTTTGAAACGGTCCCGCCAAATCGCATTCTTGGCGCGATGGCCCAGGTATTTGAACAGGTCATCACGAATACCGCGCTTGTCCCGGAGGTCTTCCAACTGCTGCTTCAGACCGGTCCGCCCATAAACAGCACCGGGCGGATACTTGGCTTCACCGGACGTCTTGACCTCTCCGAAAACAAAGCGGTCGCCCTGTTCATCTTGTTGAATACCCACCAAATCGGCCCCTGGCAGGCTAGAACCGCTCTTGCGCTCGTCGCGGCCGTCCGGCCAAGGAAACAGACAGTCTCGATGTTCGGTCAGGTAGGCTTCTGCAATGGCCTCGCCAATTCGCCAGTCCTCGACATCATCGGGAGCGGCCAATACCTGCGCCAGCTGCTCTTGCTCGAAAGCGGTTCCCACGACTTCGGCCAACAGTTCTTGAATGTCAGCCTTGCCCCGGTTATCAAAGACCAACGCCGAAACCGGGCCGTTGATTGCTGCGTCCAGTTCTTTCTCGTTCCACAACCGGCCCATTCCGGTGCACGGCAAGGTTCCATGGCTATAACACTCAGCCCCAACAGCGATCATACCGCCACCTCCCCACTCATCCGTTTTGGCAGAAGAAGATCACGGGCGTGGGCGAGCGCGTTGATCTCTTTTTCAAGGACTTGCATCATTCGAAATACGGGCTTCGTCTTCTTATGGAAAATTTTGAGCACGTTCTGAGTCGGCAAAAGAATCTTCGCTCTTTCGAAGTCAACCGATCTCACCGCTGGGTAACTTGCGCCGGTTGTATGGTTGACCAAATGGCCTACAAAGTCATCTGTTGTTACAAACAAATAAAGATAAGAAAAAGGAACGGCCACAGGCGACAAAATCGTGAAGCCTGTAGAAAACGCATTATTTTCATCTGGATCAAGAACTAGTGCGTATGCTCGTAAATTGGGGCGTACATTTGACCCAAAAACGTCTCCATCGGTTCCCTTGCGACGTGCCTGCTCCAGAGCTTCTGAAGATGGCATTTTATTCTTCCAAAGTACTCGCCCCTGTTTCACCGATGAGATGTCTATATAATTGATCTCATTGGGCAGAGTGCTAGCTTTGTGGTTTTCGGCTTTTGTATCTGCAACATCCCCCAGCTTTTTCTTCTCCCACCCCTCCGGGATGCCGTTGACGATTTTTGTGTGCTCGTGGCCGGGGAAGCGGAGGCGGACGAACCATTCCTTGTAGAGCAGCCGTGCCGCCTGCTCCAGCAACTGAATCCGCCGCCGGTTGTTCTCGATCAGGTCGTCGTAGGCTGAGAGGATGGAGACGATTTGCTGTCGCTCAGACATGGACGGCACAGCGACTTCGATATTCCGCAACATCGAAAGATAGATGTTTGACTGCGCGGCCTGTGCGTTGAGGCGCTGAATGTATCTGAACGTTTGAGGTTGCTTGAACCAGTAATATAGGAATCGTGGGGCGACCTGTCGTTGATCGACCCTCATAATTCCAACGGCTTGGTTCGTATTGACAGGGAGGTATCGTTCTTCAACGATTCCGCGCTTCCCAATATCAGCGCCAGCAATGGTGAGCAACACATCACCTTCCTCAAGAATTGATCGTCTCAGCGATTGGTGCACATCTTCAGAAATGCAAAACCCACCGGAAAGATCCAAAGAGCTGTCGCCGTTCAAGGACTCAGCCTAATTATAGTGGATCCCGGAATCAGCAAACCCCTGCTTTTTTGTTGGCGTCGTGCCTTTTGTCACCACATGCGTGAACCGTCCAATTCGTGTCATCGGCCAGCTCATATCCCCAGCTCCTCGAATTTCTTCCTGATCGTCGCGGCCTTGCGGGCACGGGTGATCTCACACCCGACGGGGCTCTTGATATCCGAATGATTATTTGATATATCATCCATCGGTTGCGGATGTCAAGCGGAACCCGAAACCCTGGAGCACGGGCCAATAAAATCCTGGGGCAAGGCCCCAAGGGCCTGCCGGCAGGGTTGGAGGCGGGCTCGGGAGTCGGTTCGGGCCGTCCGAGGGGAAAACGAGAGAGAGGGTGGGCACATGAGAATCGGCGTTCTTCTTCGCGGGGAGGGCGGCGCGGCGCGGGGCGCGGCGTACGAAAAGCTGGCCCCGGAGCTTGGGATGGAGGTCCACACGGTTTGCCCCGAACGGGCCGGCGACCCGCTGCTCCAGGCGGCGCTGTGCTACAGGATGCTCCAGCTCGACTACGACGCGGTCGTCGTCTACCCCGAGAACGGGACCAACCTGGCCGGCCGGATCCGGGGGGCCGCGGTGCACCGCACGGTTCTGGACGTGGGGCCCGGGACCGACCCCGGCCTGCTCGATGGGGTCCCCGGCTATCGTCCCCTTCGCATCGAGGGCATCCCGACCCTCGCCGAGGAGGTCCGGCTCGTCCTGAACGCGCTGTCGGCTTAGGGCGGGCGGGGTCCGGCGGTCAGAGGACCAGGTCGAACCGCACCGGATCCCCCGGACGGCCGGTCCCCTCGTCGTGGCTGGGGAAGACCGCCCTCAGCCTCTGCCCCTCCCAGTCGATGCGCCATTCCACGGCGGCGCCCAGGAACTCCCGCTCCACGAGCCTTCCGACGAGGGCTCCCTGCGGGTTGGGTCTGACCTGGTCCGGGCGCAGCAGGCGCCGCCGGCCCTCCAGCCGTACGGGAAACGCGTCGCCGATGAAGTCGCCGATAAAATCGTCCGCGGGGGCGAAGTAGACCTCCTCGGGCGTGCCCGTCTGGATCAGCCGCCCCGCGTTCATGACGGAGACGCGGTCGGAGATCGAGAGCGCCTCCTCCTGATCGTGGGTCACGTAAAGGGTCGTGATGCCGATGGAGCGCTGGAGTTCCCGGATCTCCGCCCGCATCCGCACCCGGAGCCGGGCGTCCAGGCTCGACAGCGGCTCGTCCAGGAGCAGGACCGCGGGGTTCAGGATCAGGGAGCGCGCCAGGGCCACGCGCTGCTGCTGGCCGCCCGACAGCTCCTGGACCCGGACGCCCGCGCACCCGGGAAGCCCAACCCGCTCCAGCGCCTCCTCTGCGGCCCGGCCGCGCTCCCGCCGGCCGACGCCGCGGACGCGCAGTCCGTAGGCCACGTTCTGCCCCGCCGTCATGTGGGGAAACAGCGCGTGGTTCTGGAATACGGTCGAGGTCGGCCGTCGCTCCGGGGGGAGGTGGGTGATGTCCCTTCCCTCCAGCCGCACGCGCCCCTCGCCGGGGGCGATGAAGCCCCCGGCCACCTTGAGCGTGGTGCTCTTTCCGCACCCGGAGGGGCCCAGCAGGGTCATCAGCTCGCCGCGCCTCAGCTCCAGGTCGAGCCCTCGCAGGGCGGGAACCTCTCCGTAAAGGACTGTAACGTTTTCGAAGGACAGCATCGGAACCTCCTTAGCGGGCGGGGGCGTCGGGCTGACGGCGTCGGCCGAGCCGCCAGGCCAGGGCGTTGACGGCCGCGACCGTGAGGATCAGGAACGTCCCCATCGCCGAGGCCGCGCCGAAGTCCCCCTCGTTGATGGACTCGAAGAGCTCGATCGCCGCCACGCGGGCGTAGGGGCTCACCAGAAAGATGATCGGGCCGGTCGTGGTCATGGCGGCGCTGAAGGCGTTCAGAAAGCCCAGCCGCATGAAAGGGCGCAGGCGGGGCAGCAGCAGGTCCGTCAGGACGCGCACCGGACCGCCCCCCAGGTCCCGCACCGCCTGGACGAGGGCCGGGTCGACCTGGGCGAATCCCGCCCGGGCGGCGCGCAGCGAGGGGGACAGTTGGCGGAAGAGACAGCTCATGGCGATCAGGAAGCTGGCGCCGACCTCGAAGGGCAGCCGTGAGGAGACCAGGAGGTAGCCCACCCCGAAGAAGGTGCCCGGCATCAGGTAGGGCAGGTCCGCCACGGCCTGGACCGTGCGGCGCAGGCCCGGCCCCGCCCGCTCCAGGAGCGGGGCCAGAACCGCGGCGAGGAGACAGCCTCCGAGCCCTGCGGCGAGGGAACAGAGCAGGCTCCGGACGATGCTGTCCGTCCTGAAGCGGAGGATGCCCGAGAGATGCCGGGCGGTGAGGGCGAAGTCCGCTCCCCAGGTCTGGGTGACGCTCCCCAGAAGGATCAGTCCGTAGACCATGACCTGCACCGCCACGAACGTCCAGGTCGGGAGCTCCAGCACGGCGAGGAGCCACCGGGGGAGCCGGAGGGACCGCGCCTCCGCCAGCCCCAGTGCGAGCCCGGACGTCCTGCCCTCCCTCAGGCAGAGGATCCCCAGTGCGGGGACGATCAGCAGGACGTTCATCGCACAGGCCAGGGGAAAGTCCCCCACGCCGATCAGGGTGTTGTAGGCCCGGGAGGCCAGCACCTGAAAACGGCCGCCGACGAAGAGCGGCGTGCCGAAATCCGAGAGGGCGCGGACAAAGACGCTCAGCCCCGCCGCGGCGATCCCCGGCAGGGCCAGGGGCAGGCTGACGAAGCCCAGGGTCCTCAGCGGACCGCCCCCGAGGTCCAGCGACGCCCGTTCGAGCGCGCCGTCCACCCGCTGCAGCGAGGCCGCGATCAGCAGGGCCGCCAGGCCGGTCAGGGAGGCCGTCTCCATCATCAGGACCCCGTGGAAGCCGTAGGGATTCCACTCCACGCCCAGCAGGCGCCACGTCACGAGCCCCCGGCGCCCGAAGAGCATCAGGTAGGCCATCGAACAGAGGAAGGGCGGCGATATGGTCGAGAGCACCAGGGCGGCCACCACCGCGCCGCGGGCGCGTCGACTTCCGTAGACCAGCCTCATGGCGACGGCGGAGCCGATGAGCAGGGTGCACAGGGTCACCCCGCCGGCGAGGACGAAGCTGTCCCGGACCAGCGCGGCGTTTTTGGAAAAGAGCCCCGCATAGGCGCTCAGGGAGAACCGCCCGTCCTGCACCAGGCTCTCGAACAGCACGGAGCCCACGGGCCAGAGCACGAAGGCCGAGAGCAGCGCGCCCACCAGGAGCCAGAGCGCGAGCTCGGCGCCCGACAAGCCCGCGCCCCCGCGCGTTTTCCCCGGGGATGCGGTCATGGCCCCTTCCTCCACGAATGGACCGATCGGGGGCTTCGGCCGAGGAAGCCCCCGAGACCTCGAACGAACTTCACCGGGGACGCCGCTACTTGTTTCCGAACCGCTCCTGCCAGGCCCCGAGGATCTCCTTGCGCTCCTGTCCCGCCCGGATCACGTCGATCTTCATCAGGTTGGAGTCCCGCATGGCCTGGACCTGAGGGGCCAGGGCGACGCCGGGCCGTATGGGGGCCTGGGTGTTGTGGCGTGCGAGCACCTCCTGCCCCTTCGCCGAGAGCACCCAGTCGATCAGGGCCTTGGCGCCCTCGGGGTTCTGAGCCCCCTTGAACACCGCCACCGGGGCGATGTACCACGGCACGCCGTCCTTGGGGAAGGCCATCTCCACCTTGTAGCCCTCCTGCTTCAGGCGCTCGACCGTGTCGAACGGGGCCACGGCCACCGCCGCCTCCCCCAGGCTCACCTTGTTCGCGGGCTCCGCGCCGCGCTTGGAGTAGTAGGGGACGTTGGCGTCGATCGCCTCCAGCAGCTTCCAGCCGGCCTCCGCCCCCATCGTCTGAAGGACGCTCGACACCATGGAGTAGAAGGTGCCGCTCACGGCGGGCGTCGCCATGAGGACCTCGCCCTTGTAGACCGGCTTGGCCAGGTCCTCCCAGCTCTGGGGCATCGGCAGCTTCTTCGCGGCCAGGACCTCCGAGTTGCCCATCAGGACGACCGACCCCAGGGAAATTCCGCTCCAGAGCCCGTCGGCGTCGTAGAACATGGGGTCGTAGGCGGAGCGCTCGGGGGAGACGTAGGGCTCCAGGAACCCCTCGGCCGCGGCGGAGACGTAGCTGTCCAGCCCGCCGCCGAACCAGGCGTCCGCCTGGGCCTTGCCCTTGGCGGCGCGGATGCGGGTCAGCACCTCGCCCGAGGACATCTCCAGGTGGTTCACCGCGATCCCCGTGTCCCGGGTGAAGGCCTCCAGGATGGGCTTGATGCCCGTGTAGGCGATGAAGATGCTGATCCCCTTGCCGGCTTCGGCGGCCCAAACGGGCTGGACGAGACAGAGGGAGAGGACGAGAGCGGCAACACTTTTGCGGAACATGGCAAAACCTCCTCGATGGATTTTTGGCGCGCCGTCGCGCGCGGCGCCTGACGGAAAACGCTCTTGAACCGAAGCGTTACGGCCTCATGGGGCGATCCGGGCCCGGACCCACCCCTCGGCGGGGACGAACGCCGCACCGTTCCAGGCCACGGACTCGCAGGCCCGTGCGCGGATCATGCGGATGAGATCGCGCTCGTCGCGGACGGCCCCGTCGAACCTCGTGGCGAACCGCCCCAGACGATCCGCCCTGTGGGCGTCGCTGCCCCCCAGCTCGGCGAGGCCCAGAAGGCGCGCGGCCCTCAGCGCCTCCAGGTTGGCCTCGGGGCTCGCACTGCCGTTGAAGCATTCGATCCCCCCCAGGGTGGGAAGGTCGCGGACGATCCAGCCCGCCCCGCGCCCGTTGTCGCGGAAGGGGTGGGCCGCCACCGCGACGCCGCCGCATCGGGCCACCCAGTCCATCAGCTCGTCGGACGAGGGGATCCTCTCCGGCGCGCGGTCCAGCCCGAAGACGACGAAGTCCCCTCCCGTCGTCAGCACCTCGATGCCGACGAAGAGCGGGAAGTCGCACTCCCTCCTCAGGGCCTCGACCTCCGCGGCGATCCCCATCGAGTCGTGGTCCGTGATGCAAAGGCCGTCCATTCCCATCTCGCGGGCCCGGAGCACGGCGTCCCTCACGGGCATGGAGCTGTCCGGCGAGTGCTCCCGGGTGTGCAGATGCGTGTCCAGGATCATGGTCCGGCCACCACCGAAGTTCTCATAAAACGATCAACTCCCGAATGTCCGTTTTCAGCGCTCCGGAGCGCGGAGCCTAGGCGTAAGGGCATGCAAAAGAGGGCTCGTTCCCAAAGTACGGCGTGACGGGTCATGCCGACCGGGGGAAGCGCCCTGTTGCGGATTGCAGGAAGCGGGATCCGTTCGCTCAGGTGTCGAGTCGGTGGGGGAGAGGACGGGGGAAGAGGGAGGTCGACGCCGGCCTGGACGAACGCCGAAAGCTCAAACATGCATCCCGTGCATTTTCGGCATCGCCGCTTCGTCATGCAAAACCGGCCATCGAGAACCCCTCCTTCATCATGAACGTCATGCGTCCAAATTATAGCATCGGAAGGCCGCGCCGGACCGGCGTGCAGGGACGGCCTCGAGGGGCGATCGGGAACCGGGAATTTCCGATTCGGATGTTTGCTGAACTTTTCCGTCGGCCGACGGAAATCGTCTACTCCCCGTCCGGGGCGTCGGGGCGCAGGATGCGCACCGTCTCCTCCTGAAACCAGTCGTAGAGCGTGCGCTTCGGTTCTTTCCGGTTCCTCATCCGTTCGATGCTCGTGCCGAGGATCCAGAGCGGGTTGGCGGGGTCGATCAGGTCGTGCCCCCAGGCACGCAGCGTCTGCGTGAGCGCCTCCAACTGTCCCTCGGTGTCCGTGACGAGTGCCAGAAGAACCCAGTTCTCCTGCTGTTCCATGTCGATGTCGAACCACCCGGGCAGGTAGATGCGGCGCTGTTCCATCAGAAAAATATGGAGACGGCCGATCCAGGGCAGAAGGTCCTCCGGCCGGTTCCCTACCCTCTGGACGAAGAGGCGGTCGGCATTGAGAAATCCGAATCGGTCGGAGGGCATGGGCTTGAAGCCCCTATAATGGTCGAAGTCGTAGCGGCTCCGAAGCACGAGGTCGAACGTCAGCGATCCCGCCTCCGCACCGTTCTCCGCGGCCCATCGGTCCAGGCCCTCCTGTCCCGGCGCGGAGAGGGGGCGCGCCGCGACGCCCCAATGGGGAAAGGCCTCGAGAAAGGACCTCACGAGCTGCGCGTCGGGCCACAGGGCGCGGGCACGGCCGCCCTCCAGGACAAAGTACCGATCGTCCGGAAGGCAGGGAACGACGGGAAACGTCTCCTCAACCGACAGCTCCTTGATGCCCCAGTCGGTCACGAACGATCGGTCCAGCAACTGCTCCACTCGGTTCCGCTCCAGCAGCTCACGGGCCCGTCCCTCGTCGATCGGGACCTCGCCCACCGAATCCACGGGAACGCAGAGGTCCCGGGAGACCCGTTCCCGCGTTCGGACGCCCTGCGGCGTGAGCCCGTAGCCGGAGGCGATCCGCACCAGTTCTCCCAAGTCCTCCAGCCTCCTCAGCGCGTCGGGGTCCTCCCCCGCAAGCGCCAGGGTCTCCTCGTCCCAGCAGGGACGCTCGTGTGAAAAAAGCAACAGGCAGCTTTCCATCGTTGGGTACCTCCCACAAGACGCGAAAAAAAGCGGCGAGGGCACCGCGCGGGATGCCCTCTTTTGCCGGTC
It contains:
- a CDS encoding ABC transporter ATP-binding protein; translation: MLSFENVTVLYGEVPALRGLDLELRRGELMTLLGPSGCGKSTTLKVAGGFIAPGEGRVRLEGRDITHLPPERRPTSTVFQNHALFPHMTAGQNVAYGLRVRGVGRRERGRAAEEALERVGLPGCAGVRVQELSGGQQQRVALARSLILNPAVLLLDEPLSSLDARLRVRMRAEIRELQRSIGITTLYVTHDQEEALSISDRVSVMNAGRLIQTGTPEEVYFAPADDFIGDFIGDAFPVRLEGRRRLLRPDQVRPNPQGALVGRLVEREFLGAAVEWRIDWEGQRLRAVFPSHDEGTGRPGDPVRFDLVL
- a CDS encoding ABC transporter permease produces the protein MTASPGKTRGGAGLSGAELALWLLVGALLSAFVLWPVGSVLFESLVQDGRFSLSAYAGLFSKNAALVRDSFVLAGGVTLCTLLIGSAVAMRLVYGSRRARGAVVAALVLSTISPPFLCSMAYLMLFGRRGLVTWRLLGVEWNPYGFHGVLMMETASLTGLAALLIAASLQRVDGALERASLDLGGGPLRTLGFVSLPLALPGIAAAGLSVFVRALSDFGTPLFVGGRFQVLASRAYNTLIGVGDFPLACAMNVLLIVPALGILCLREGRTSGLALGLAEARSLRLPRWLLAVLELPTWTFVAVQVMVYGLILLGSVTQTWGADFALTARHLSGILRFRTDSIVRSLLCSLAAGLGGCLLAAVLAPLLERAGPGLRRTVQAVADLPYLMPGTFFGVGYLLVSSRLPFEVGASFLIAMSCLFRQLSPSLRAARAGFAQVDPALVQAVRDLGGGPVRVLTDLLLPRLRPFMRLGFLNAFSAAMTTTGPIIFLVSPYARVAAIELFESINEGDFGAASAMGTFLILTVAAVNALAWRLGRRRQPDAPAR
- a CDS encoding PHP domain-containing protein, which produces MILDTHLHTREHSPDSSMPVRDAVLRAREMGMDGLCITDHDSMGIAAEVEALRRECDFPLFVGIEVLTTGGDFVVFGLDRAPERIPSSDELMDWVARCGGVAVAAHPFRDNGRGAGWIVRDLPTLGGIECFNGSASPEANLEALRAARLLGLAELGGSDAHRADRLGRFATRFDGAVRDERDLIRMIRARACESVAWNGAAFVPAEGWVRARIAP
- a CDS encoding DEAD/DEAH box helicase, producing the protein MTITSTALQNLQSHWALSAIPEADRIRATEVVNERLVRQAVGRQITFSFAEDEADEGLLGRVALAYEMAAIEGLDALSRPDGGDNGLRGQAAAASHHAFDIRRLAPIPENTEGRIFHVLQLAALAYCGDRWSDLRRWFTENRAAITVPSVVDAPWDRRLLYRLFECWVRLFRKDGWDDLDRIREIIAGLREDQRTHEKVQLNNGSAVGDRAIALRLIGLYHWAKATEILAEYMLQGQSHTVFGDLDKHFESGIKAATASGDARHEMILRWLQAAGRIMVTNSLWWGTRTVNSRVSAFVKALTKREHQAMFELLPPQRAALLEEGLLDQAKTAIVIDMPTSGGKTLLAQFRILQALNQFDADNGWVAYVAPTRALTAQITRRLRRDFEPIGLRVEQLSGAIEVDTFEEELLTDQERPFDVLVATPEKLSLVIRNKGVPRPLALVVMDEAHNLETEARGLRIEFLLATIKRDCPQANFLLLMPYVESSDTVARWLAQDVNAGKTISFSTTAWKPNERIVGLYRAIEDDRERAGWRLEYETLTVTERAMKLRGTHRAGDCRPIAVPKSKVLASGQQTGFGLQTAAMASIMSARGTSIAVANNISTVWTMARHAAESIQKFDVVPDDVRLVQDFLKTEVSQSFELIKMLDHGVGVHHAGLSDEIRTLMEWLTESGYLRVLCATSTIAQGINFPVSSIFLASRFVPQGRQSVEMSPREFWNLAGRAGRIGHDSVGVVGLAEGKDRDAIIDFVRRNTGALASRLVALLDDLAAQGQLNNLDAVLWQDQWEDFRCYVAHLWAEKKNLDSVLAESEQLLRQTYGYTTLRNDPAQRDKADALLNATKSYARKLADMPGAAELADLTGFSPEGVQKAMSGMRNLEEQLRPDDWAPESLFGDAGRMADLFGVMLKVPQLKQQLEEIGGDGFDHAHLSNITRDWVNGVRLEDIAKTYFAQNNERSDTEAFTDACKAIYRAIVNNGTWGVSALSHVSGMDFERMTEAERRRINALPAMIYHGVRTEDAVLMRMNSAPRSVAEKLGLLYRDAFDGDDGRYSVGKARIFLKNMSSRDWDHARPEQAPLSGSGYKKIWNILSGENS
- a CDS encoding ABC transporter substrate-binding protein, encoding MFRKSVAALVLSLCLVQPVWAAEAGKGISIFIAYTGIKPILEAFTRDTGIAVNHLEMSSGEVLTRIRAAKGKAQADAWFGGGLDSYVSAAAEGFLEPYVSPERSAYDPMFYDADGLWSGISLGSVVLMGNSEVLAAKKLPMPQSWEDLAKPVYKGEVLMATPAVSGTFYSMVSSVLQTMGAEAGWKLLEAIDANVPYYSKRGAEPANKVSLGEAAVAVAPFDTVERLKQEGYKVEMAFPKDGVPWYIAPVAVFKGAQNPEGAKALIDWVLSAKGQEVLARHNTQAPIRPGVALAPQVQAMRDSNLMKIDVIRAGQERKEILGAWQERFGNK
- a CDS encoding restriction endonuclease subunit S, whose protein sequence is MNGDSSLDLSGGFCISEDVHQSLRRSILEEGDVLLTIAGADIGKRGIVEERYLPVNTNQAVGIMRVDQRQVAPRFLYYWFKQPQTFRYIQRLNAQAAQSNIYLSMLRNIEVAVPSMSERQQIVSILSAYDDLIENNRRRIQLLEQAARLLYKEWFVRLRFPGHEHTKIVNGIPEGWEKKKLGDVADTKAENHKASTLPNEINYIDISSVKQGRVLWKNKMPSSEALEQARRKGTDGDVFGSNVRPNLRAYALVLDPDENNAFSTGFTILSPVAVPFSYLYLFVTTDDFVGHLVNHTTGASYPAVRSVDFERAKILLPTQNVLKIFHKKTKPVFRMMQVLEKEINALAHARDLLLPKRMSGEVAV